The Xenopus tropicalis strain Nigerian chromosome 1, UCB_Xtro_10.0, whole genome shotgun sequence DNA segment TATAAGCAAATATTCCTGTGACCTGCACAATATAATATGGCTTTTGGAGAAAACCCCCATATTGACCTTTTATGCCACCTTAAAATAAGACAAACATCTGAGACAATGCAGTTGTGTCCAATTGGCATGTAACAGTATAATGTGATCTTCTAGGTGTGGCTACACAGAATATTCTCTCTTTGGGCAGCAGAGAGGGGCAACCAGAGTCCAGAGGTAGAGCAGGATGCACACCCAGCAGGAAGCCATCTTGATCCAAAATGGAGACCAGCTGCCAGAAAACAGCTTTTCTATTTCTGCATTCCTGTAGCTGGGAACAAACAAGAAACTGCATGTGAGATAAAAAGCACAGCATGGAATAAGCAAGGCAAACCCTCTAGGGGCTCCTCAGTTTGCTTACCAGCTCCAATCAGCTTGTCCATTTATAATTATGAGTCTAGGGATTATTTACAATGcaggatgcaaaaaaaaaaaaaaacaaaaaaaaaaaacaaacttatggTGTCCGAGTACAAAGGGAAACAAACTCTGGCTACTTACTGGAACCAGTTGGTCACCGTCATCATCACATAGAAGGTGCCCAGAAAGAAAACAAAGTGAAAGTAGGAATAGCAGTAAATTGTGGACTTTTCTTCATCATAACCAACTTCTTGGCCTCCTCTTTTTTCAGTCCGCTCCTCTTCATCATCTGAGTGGAAATTGAGACATGGTAAACGTAAGTATTTCAACAAAATATGGATGCTAATGCTAACATATAAAGAAAGTGATTTAATTACCTCCATCACTACGTGAGCAGCAGAAGCAGCAGCGAGCCATCTACAAGATACAACCAAGGACACTCTGACTATTCTTTATACAGACATGCCACATTACATATGCCTATCCTGGTCAATGGAAACCACTGGTCTACAAGGGAACTTGTGTGGGTACtggaaatatatacacacactgagtCCCTATGGCCAGTGATTGCTAACCAGCAGCATACCTCTGTTTCAGGTGGTGTGTACCTTCCTCTCAGAGCATCAGAACTGGAGCGGGTTGTAGAGGTCAGACTGTAAAGAAATAATAGGGTTAAGACCAAAACAGATGTCATCACTAATACGTATAGAGCATTTTTGGCTAGAAAAATGCACTGAAAAGGACAAATAATGCTTTGCCCTCTGTTGCCCTGTGATCAAGCcaatttatagatatatatatatatatatatatatatatatatatatatatatagtccattaattggttgatggggcctagcatgtatgtgtgcccttggcttgtatgtgtgcactgtgaatcctatgatcccagggggcagcccttaattcttaaaattgcagtattctatttaggattatccaatagcacattctattaaaaaaagtatatttttattaaaatgatttatttagatgaagcagggttttacatatgagcttgtttaggtaatatattttaatagacctacattgtttgcgggtatagttttcctttaatattattcTGACCTTCCAGGCACTTTGGTATTTACTTGCTATTATGTAGCTGTAGTTAATAATGCACATGATCTCATACTAAAGGGTACCTACGGCCCACAAATATGGTGAGAGTAACAATAGTATAACTGACAATGGTGCAACCAGTCAGACTTTTCCTGGGATTTCAATGACATCCTCTCATCCCTCTTCCCATAATCCCTCTACCAACCCCCATTCTTACCAGGaatataaaatgcagcaaaagAGGATGATTGTGCCCAATATGGAGACAAGCTTTCCATCTTGGTTAAGATCCTTGCTGAAGCTGGGCACACAGATAGTGATGTTCTTCCCTGTTGCATCCAGCACtgcacaggcaaaaaaaaaatgtaaaacaaatattGCCACTGACACCTCTAACAGATTCCAATATGGTCACCCCCTGTAACAACTTTGAAGTACTgaattattactactatagagatgctgaacctttaggctcgTTCAATAAGTTCGGAATATAAAAttatggcatgtctagccatttttttatggtttagttctccttcaaatgAAGGAAAATGTCAGTTTGTAAAAAAGGTCAGCACCATCACACTACAGGTTTCTCTTCTTACATCAACTAATTGTGAGAATTTACTAATTGTGCAAACAAGGCAGAGAGATACATTGAAGCAGGCctatactggcaatctgtgggttctgggaaatgccagaggggctgctgtatgatgccacagacagtcactgtttattgggcctgtgcggcagtgatgtgtgggttgacgtTCTGTCGACCCTGTGTGCTTGAAATTTCAGGACTTTATTTAAATCCCAGTTCAGGCCTGTTTGGGAGTGCAAAGAAAATCCAAGTACTTTATCGAGGCTGAACCATCTGGCAGGCAACCTTTCTGGGGTTACACAGAGTACAGATGTTTATGAAGTAAAGCCAACCTTTAATTCTAAATCTCTTGCACAGACCTtcctatacaggtccttttcaaaaaattagcatattgtgataaagttcattattttctgtaatgtactgataaacattagactttcatatattttagattcattacacacaactgaagtagttcaagccttttcttgttttaatattgatgattgtggcatacagctcatgaaaacccaaaattcctatctcaaaaaattagcatatttcatccgaccaataaaagaaaagtgtttttaatacaaaaaaagtcaaccttcaaataattatgttcagttatgcactcaatacttggtcgggaatccttttgcagaaatgactgcttcaatgtggcgtggcatggaggcaatcagcctgtggcactgctcaggtgttatggaggcccaggatgcttcaatagcggccttaagctcatccagagtgttgggtcttgtgtctctcaactttctcttcacaatatcccacagattctctatggggttcaggtcaggagagttggcaggccaattgagcacagtaataccatggtcagtaaaccatttaccagtggttttggcactgtgagcaggtgccaggtcgtgctgaaaaatgaaatcttcatctccataaagcttttcagcagatggaagcatgaagtgctccaaaatctcctgatagctagctgcattgaccctgcccttgataaaacacagtggcccaacaccagcagctgacatggcaccccagaccatcactgactgtgggtacttgacactggacttcaggcattttggcatttccctctccccagtcttcctccagactctggcaccttgatttccgaatgacatactttggaccactgagcaacagtccagtgctgcttctctgtagcccaggtcaggcgcttctgccgctgtttctggttcaaaagtggcttgacctggggaatgcagcacctgtagcccatttcctgcacgcgcctgtacacggtggctctggatgtttctactccagactcagtccactgcttccgcaggtcccccaaggtcaggaatcggtccttctccacaatcttcctcagggcccggtcacctcttctcgttgtgcagcgttttctgccacactttttccttcccacagacttcccactgaggtgccttgatacagcactctgggaacagcctattcgttcagaaatttctttctgtgtcttaccctcttgcttgagggtgtcaatgatggccttctgggcagcagtcaggtcggcagtcttacccatgattgcggttttgagtaatgaaccaggctgggagtttttaaaagcctcaggaatcttttgcaggtttttagagttaatttgttgattcagatgattaggttaatagctcgtttagagaaccttttcatgatatgctaattttttgagataggaattttgggttttcatgagctgtatgccacaatcatcaatattaaaacaagaaaaggcttgaactacttcagttgtgtgtaatgaatctaaaatatatgaaagtctaatgtttatcagtacattacagaaaataatgaactttatcacaatatgctaattttttgaaaaggacctgtatacacCTGGGAGTATAAAAAGAATTACTATCTCTCGCTGCAATAAAAAGTGTGAGTAAATCATCCTTTAACACCCGCACATTTTGGAAAGCATGAAATATTTAGATTTGTCCTCCCTGCTACCCAATGACTGGGGTCAGTAATCACAGGAACAATATAGTGATGGGAATGCCTGATCAATAGAATAAATAGAATATAGGGACAGAATAAGTAGATAATAaaaacttctccatttatattGCCCACCAGTACAAGCTATTTTAGGGTTAGTACCAAATGAGCTACGGGTCACTTTATCTTTTGGAGAAACAGTTGGTAAATGCTTGAATTTAATGAGCATCTGAAAAATACAGCCAAATGCAGACTCCTCCCACTAGTAACACTGAATATAGACAGCACCCCTAAATGTGACACCTACTGGTTTCTGGAGGCTTGCTTGACAGGGAGGAGAAGGTCAGATACATTACGTAGCAGCTGATAAGTCCCGACTGCAGCAATCCAGAGTAAGGCTGGCCTGTAATAGAGAGAAAATGGCTGAAATGCTAAAATATTTCATACATGTGCCTTTACAACAATGTATTTGTTGCTATGAATGTATGGTACAATGTACAGTAGTGCCTATACAAGTGGTACTATATACATACAAGCATACTGCAGAGGGACACAGGGCCCAAACAAATGGCATCTTTATCATTTTTGCACCTGAACATGGTGGGGTGCCTAAGTAGGTTGCAATAGCACAGCTGACTTGTACTGAAACAATCACAaactggctgccggggtcagtgaccccttatttcaaaaattaaaaaaaaaaaaaaaatacaaaatgaagaccaactgtaaagttgctaagaattgggcattctagaacatactaaaagaaaaaaaaaattggagttcCCAGATTCTTAACATTCTCTATATGTCCATTAGTATTTATGGCATGTACCTTTATGCACTATTTACTGGTGATGCGATATGCTTATTACTGTATCTTTTTGTGAGCCATGCTTGTTCCTGTTTGGTTCTGGTTTGTTCTCTCCACTctcccataaaaaatgaaaataaagactatttaaaaaaaaaaaaacaaaaaaaaaaaccatggcaatTTGGTCTAAAAGTTGCATTGTCACTTACGTTTTTGTACAGAGGGCATGATGGCCACTAAGGAAACAAAAAGGCACAGGCCGGCGTTGACCCCGAGCAAGATCTTGTTGAGCTCACAGCCATCTGGATGAGTGTAGAAAATCGCCAGTAACACAAGAGCCCCCACAGCAACCGAGTAGAGGATAAGAGTAACCAGAGATAATGCCCCGTACCATAGTTTATTATGGGCTGTCCCAGACATCCTGAGGAGAGAAGCAGAAATATTTCACGTATAGATTTGTGTTACAATATTTATTGAGAGAGGCCGCTACAGCTCCCTGCCCCCTGGCACACATGCAGGCCTAGGCCATTCCACACATTTTCAGTGCAGTTTACATTTATGTTGTTTAATGAGACCACATGTTCCTGGGTTCTATGCAACCATTTAGACCAACAGATTTAGTTTTAGCCTTTATTTCCTTGTTGGCTCGGTTTGGAGTGAATAGGGTTAAACTGCTTTGCTTGGTTTCCAGCTCAGGCACTGACACTTCACTggtttttgtattcattttattcctGGCAGCCCGCACGGCTTTTGCAGTAATGAATGGAAAGCACAGAACAAGCTTCCAGCCAATTCTAACACTTTATCATgagtttttgttctttttctccCATATTTTCCAAGATTTTAAACAGCGAAATGGGAAATCTTATTACATAGGGGGACACCCCTTTGTAAATGCAGACTTGTGATAAGGCCATGGAATTATTACAACTCAGTTGTACAGACATTGGGCGGAGTGTCCATAGAcagaaatatatacagaaaataggaaaataagCATTAAATCCATTGTGTTCAGCGTAATACAATAATAGTCTCACTCTATAACCCGCTCTCTCTCATGTGATGGCAAAAGTATTTTAGAAGATGCCAACCTGGGGAACTTCTTTTATCATGGGGAACCTGCTGTGCTACTGTCAGAACCCTGCTACCAGTGAGACACATTATTCAGCCATTGTGTCCTTCTCCCCTCCTAACAAAGGAATCCATGCTTGCTGTAACTTTTCCCTGGCACTCCCATTAATCCCTAAGCTAGAGGGTGATGGGAGTATGAAGGGGCCAGTCCTTCCATACCAAGAAGCTCAGCTCTGAAACTGCAGATGCCATTTTCACTGCCATGTATGCACAATGATCTGGCAGCTTAGTGAAAGAATATATCCTACATACACCACATCTGATCAATTCAGTATGGCAGTGACGTTAGTGGAAAGctaagggatatatttataaagtggtgCAAAAGGTACAATTTACAGAATCTCATTTTACACCATGAGTTACAGAGCAAAACATATTTAAAGGACCACTATATCCCTTTATTCAATGCGAGTGCAAtcaatagggcttgtactgaaacatagatttttatgattaaaacaataggcaaaaacaatgtttttgttttttgcacaaccAGCAATTAAAGCAATATGAGCAGCAGACAGGAGCCAAAGGGGAAATCTTATACACCCTTTCAATCTATACTCCTTGACtccatattttgccatttttatataaaataatattcttatagtatatttgtatataaatatgcccctttgtattGCTGAAATGAGCAGCTGCAGGGGTCATCCTCTCACTTCAGTTGCAGCTGCTAATAGATCTCTACAGGCGCGCAACTGTAGCCCCTCCCAAAATGCGCTGGGAAGCAGAACCGTGACGATGGCGGGATTTCATTCGCTCTCTCCCTATTCAATGCAGGTCTATGTATGAGCAGATTAGAGAAGCACAATGTTTAAGTGCAGGATATTAAGGAACTCACCAATTTTTATTCCATTTGTGTGCAAACTCCACCAATAGCATGAGCTGGATAAGCAGGAATAAAAAGCCAAAGGCTGCACCCACATAACGCCAAACtagaaaggcagaaaaaaaaactatgataAATTTGTTCTGACGTTCATTCAAGGTAGAAATAATTATCTCAGAAAATCacggtctacatcatactacaagtaAAATTAAAGATGCACTACCTTTACCCAGGAAAACCTGGCAAAACACTAATTTATCTTGCCACAAGTTTTGTGAGACTTTTTATTATAGGGAAGCCATTTTCCCAAAAATTATGCTACTTTACATGTTTCCAGCGCCAAATAAACCTGCTTTTCACCTGTAAACATTGAGACTTATAAAAGGGAAGAGATGGACTGGTTTAGTGATGGTGAGAGAACCTGATTTTATTCTGGTGTCAGTTATTTATGACCTTAGGCAACTCACAAGCACCCTGTGCCtcgtgctaaaaaaaaaaactataaaagggtTGGGGCTCATTCTGTATTTCGTGCTAAGTATAACTAGTAGCGCTTAATTAAACTGAATGGAGTACTGGTATATAAGAATATAGTGCCAGAGAGACAGGTAACAATGCAGCATACAGGCTGATGTTACTGACTCCATTTGGTTCTGTTTATATACAGGGATGGACAGGCATCTGACAGAACAGGGCGAGATGAAAGCTGCACTCTGTGCTAGGGTCACAAAATCATTCTAAAAGCGGAGCAGACAAGGAATTCATTAAATGCATTACATATCCAAGAGTGCAATGAGCTGAATCAAGAATAAACCATGGAAGGGAGGTGGAAAATAGCTTCAGGGAAATAGATTTTACACATATGAGACAGAGGCACAAATAATGATCATCATATGGGTACACAGTGATAAAACAGTCAGTAGGTTGCCATAATACATAATGTGCTCTATGGTCAATATAATGGGGGAGAGATCTGCTGGAAAACGTTACCTCTCACAGTTTGTTATAAATACATATGCTCGGTCCAAATATATAACTTGtcacacacattttatatatgtcctcatttttcatattttatatatatatatatatatatatatatatatatatatatatatatattttttttttttttttttttttttttttttaattatttcactttttgttcagaagcactctcagtttggagtttcagcagttatcaggTTGCTGGGGTgcaaattaacttagcaaccaggatgtggtttgaatgagagactggtttataattaggagaggacctgaatagaaaaataagttatacaaagtaacaataataataatgtagccccgcagagcaatagttttttttagctactggcgtcagtgacccccaaaGTCAGAAGAAGtagtcaaataatttaaaaactataaaaaacaagtaatgaagaccagttcaaaagttgcttagaattggccattgtataatatactaaaggttaaataaaagttgaacctcccctttaacatACATAATGATTGCATTGAAAGTCCTGAAGGGTGGTTATTCCCATAGGAAATAATCAGCAGTAACCCAAACTCTGTGGGCTCTATTGCATTACAAAATGCCATGCAAGATGTTATGCCCTCATATCACTTtattggagaaggaaaggtggattTGTTTTCCCCTGGCCAGTGTTAATTTGGGGAAAACACAATTTTTCAGACCTTTCCCAAGCATCCATACCACTGAGTGTCACTCGTGCAGGCACAGTACAATAGAACTGGAAATGTTCTTCTACGTACGGTACATATGCAAGGCAAGCTAGGGATGCTGTGGGGAATAAGGTAAGATGGCTGCTGTTAGGCGTCCctctgggccagtgcagtttttttttttttgtttttttttgtttgtttgtttttaaagaccACTGATCAGGTAATTCCACCTCTCCTTGTCTATTAATTTTCCTCAGATCCTGGAAACAGAGGAATTGTGCTTACAATGAGTTAACAAGGCAGTGATGGAACAGCAGCTCAGGATTGACACCCCACAAAGAACAAAATCCTACCGTTTAGAAAAGTGTCCTGGTCAGGAATAAAGAAGGCTCCGGAGCACATTGCGATCAGCACCACAAATTTGATAAACCAAAACCTAGAATAAAAAACAGAGGGAGCTCACGTTGTACTGTCTGACACAAACACACCTCATAAACCATTGCTATCCCATTCACACAGACACATCTCAGGGCTCACAGAGGTTTGGGGAATGCACAGCACACAATATatgatagaaatatatatatatatatatatatatatatattatatatatatatatatatatatctctgtgaATGTGtcacttaaaggggatctattaCAGGATGATAAGAGTGAAAATATTTTACTTCATTATTACTTTAGCTGCGTTAAGTAGAAGCAGGTGCCTCCATGACATCTGGAAATACCTGAACAGTTCCAGAGCCAGGGGGCTGCAGGAACAGAGGCTGATAGCAGCTTGTTGTGCAGACACCAGTCTCACCCATACATGCAACACACTTACCCGTTATGAACGTAGGCTCGCCAGCTCTTGCTGTTCCTAATAAACAGTGTGAAGATCAAGAGGATGAAGAAAAAACAGGCCATGCCGAAGCAGACACGGTAGACAGCAGAGTATCCCACTAGCTTCTCACAGTCCACTCCGGCCTGGATGCGCTCGCATATATCTTTATAAAAGGGAATCTGAGGGACAGAAAGATGGGATAACACATCACtaaggcacattaaaaaaaaaaaaaaaaaggggttatATCAATCACTTTCCCAAAGG contains these protein-coding regions:
- the serinc5 gene encoding serine incorporator 5, which codes for MSAVCCWRQLACCCGSAACALCCSCCPKIKQSTTTRLMYALYFILVTVICGFMMSPTVADFMKDNIPFYKDICERIQAGVDCEKLVGYSAVYRVCFGMACFFFILLIFTLFIRNSKSWRAYVHNGFWFIKFVVLIAMCSGAFFIPDQDTFLNVWRYVGAAFGFLFLLIQLMLLVEFAHKWNKNWMSGTAHNKLWYGALSLVTLILYSVAVGALVLLAIFYTHPDGCELNKILLGVNAGLCLFVSLVAIMPSVQKRQPYSGLLQSGLISCYVMYLTFSSLSSKPPETMLDATGKNITICVPSFSKDLNQDGKLVSILGTIILFCCILYSCLTSTTRSSSDALRGRYTPPETEMARCCFCCSRSDGDDEEERTEKRGGQEVGYDEEKSTIYCYSYFHFVFFLGTFYVMMTVTNWFHYRNAEIEKLFSGSWSPFWIKMASCWVCILLYLWTLVAPLCCPKREYSV